The DNA window GATGCTGTGGTGGAAGCTGCTTTTCGGTGTGTGCTGAAAGCTGCAGATGTGATAGATATGAGAAAACATCATGGTGAGCATCCGCGTATGGGAGCTACTGATGTACTGCCACTTATCCCTGTCTCTGGCATTACTATGGAAGAGACTGCTGAATATGCCCGACAGCTTGCAAAAAGAATTGCACTCGAGGGTGGTATACCTACCTATTGTTATGAATACGCTGCGATTCATCCTGAACGTAAAAAACTTGCTGCTTGCCGTGAAGGCGAATACGAAGGCTTGAAACCACGTTTTGGTAATCCTGATAAAATGCCCGATTTTGGAGGTGAGGTATGGACTAAGCGTGCTGCTCAGACAGGATGTACTGCAGTGGGAGCCAGAGATTTCTTGATTGCTGTGAATTTCAATCTCAATACAACTTCTACTCGTCGTGCCAATGCCATTGCTTTCGATGTTCGCGAACGTGGACGTGTGAAGCGTGAAGGAGATTCTCCTGCAGGGAAAATTATGAAAGATGAACATGGAGAAGATATTTTTATTCCGGGTACGCTGAAAAGTACGGCTGCTATTGGCTGGTTTATTGAAGAATATGGAATAGCTCAGGTATCAATGAATATAACCAATATATCTGTAACTCCTTTACATGTTGCTTTTGAAGAGGTTGTGGCAAAAGCTGCAGCTCGTGGAGTACGGGTAACCGGCACCGAGATTGTTGGTCTGGTGCCAAAGTCCACACTTATTGATGCGGGTAAATATTTTCTGCGCAAGCAACAACGTTCTGTTGGTATATCAGAAAAGGAGATTATGAAGATTGCCATAAAGTCTATGGGGCTTGATGATCTGAAACCTTTTGACGCTAAGGATAAGGTGATAGAATACATGATGGAAGATGATTCCGAAGATAAGCTGGTAGATATGTCCGTTTCTGATTTTG is part of the uncultured Bacteroides sp. genome and encodes:
- the ftcD gene encoding glutamate formimidoyltransferase, encoding MEKRIVECVPNFSEGRDMNVIKQITDVIEGVEGIKLLDVDPGKATNRTVVTFVGEIDAVVEAAFRCVLKAADVIDMRKHHGEHPRMGATDVLPLIPVSGITMEETAEYARQLAKRIALEGGIPTYCYEYAAIHPERKKLAACREGEYEGLKPRFGNPDKMPDFGGEVWTKRAAQTGCTAVGARDFLIAVNFNLNTTSTRRANAIAFDVRERGRVKREGDSPAGKIMKDEHGEDIFIPGTLKSTAAIGWFIEEYGIAQVSMNITNISVTPLHVAFEEVVAKAAARGVRVTGTEIVGLVPKSTLIDAGKYFLRKQQRSVGISEKEIMKIAIKSMGLDDLKPFDAKDKVIEYMMEDDSEDKLVDMSVSDFAYETASESAAPGGGSISAYMGALGAALGAMVANLSSHKAGWDARWEEFSNYAERGQSLLNELLFLVDEDTRSFNKVMDAFGLPKNTEEEKSARSKAIQEATFYATQIPFRVMKASLAVFDIVEQMAKDGNPNSVSDAGVGALAVRSAVLGAWLNVRINAAGIKNRDLVEPILLESAAMAKLAQEREEVILEIVNSKI